Proteins found in one Nostoc sp. NIES-3756 genomic segment:
- a CDS encoding XisI protein, which translates to MDKLDNYRQYIKQLLKLYSQYSKSDTEVEAQTIFDSENDHYQLVYVGWKNQRRVYGCVLHLDIKNEKIWIQHNGTEANIADELVDLGVPKQDIVLGFHSPYKRQFTDFAVG; encoded by the coding sequence ATGGATAAATTAGATAATTATCGGCAGTATATCAAGCAACTATTGAAATTATACAGTCAGTATAGTAAATCAGATACTGAAGTAGAAGCACAAACTATATTTGATAGTGAAAATGACCATTATCAGCTAGTATACGTTGGCTGGAAAAATCAAAGGCGTGTCTATGGTTGTGTATTACATTTAGATATTAAAAATGAGAAGATTTGGATTCAGCATAATGGTACAGAAGCTAATATTGCTGATGAATTAGTTGACTTAGGTGTTCCTAAACAAGATATTGTATTAGGATTTCACTCGCCTTATAAAAGACAATTTACAGATTTTGCTGTGGGTTAA
- a CDS encoding phosphoribosyltransferase, whose protein sequence is MLFKDRTAAGQVLAKKLANYANRPNVLVLALPRGGVPVGFEVAKALNAPLDVLIVRKLGVPKNEELAMGAIASGDVRILNQGIISQIQIPDEVIAKVTAQEQRELERRERMYRGDRPFPDLKEKIVILVDDGLATGATMWAAVLAVKQKQPKEVVIAVPVAAPETYEEMHNNVENMICANTPTPFCSVGLWYEKFPQTTDDEVRELLKKASNNHQPLLFGK, encoded by the coding sequence ATGCTATTTAAAGACCGGACAGCAGCAGGCCAAGTTTTGGCTAAAAAGTTAGCAAATTACGCCAATCGTCCTAATGTGCTGGTGTTAGCTTTACCTAGAGGTGGTGTTCCTGTCGGTTTTGAGGTAGCTAAAGCCTTAAATGCTCCCTTAGATGTGCTGATAGTACGCAAACTTGGTGTGCCTAAGAATGAAGAATTGGCGATGGGAGCTATAGCTTCTGGTGATGTACGTATCCTCAATCAAGGTATCATTAGTCAAATCCAAATCCCTGATGAAGTAATAGCCAAAGTTACTGCCCAAGAACAAAGGGAACTGGAAAGACGGGAAAGGATGTATCGGGGCGATCGCCCTTTTCCCGATTTAAAGGAAAAAATTGTAATTTTGGTGGATGATGGTTTAGCAACTGGTGCAACTATGTGGGCTGCTGTACTTGCTGTTAAACAGAAGCAACCCAAAGAAGTTGTCATTGCTGTGCCAGTTGCTGCACCAGAAACCTATGAAGAGATGCACAACAATGTAGAAAACATGATCTGTGCAAATACACCTACTCCATTTTGTAGCGTTGGTCTGTGGTATGAGAAGTTTCCCCAAACTACGGATGATGAAGTACGTGAGTTATTAAAGAAAGCGAGTAATAACCACCAGCCATTATTGTTTGGGAAATAG
- a CDS encoding DUF711 family protein, translating to MEGRTMKIRTITTGISLDSPKETAKIKMAANFNKKAQMIFAEQGYEVQTKRISTNTWEEYLAGLSLATIIHEVQVLEELCQSLDVSFFNIGYASIPETIEIIPELNKNTSVIYCSSKIHTKLKNASRSAQAIKRISEESENGFGNFRFCAWANCPPNIPFFPTSYHVGATSFTIGLELGEFVMQVFSQAKDLEDAEIKLQNILTLEVGKVVAIAEQISTQYDIKFHGVDTSLTPSLDKENSIAFAYEKLLNGKFGNPGTLAISGMLTRALKNVSNKSCGYSGLMLPVCEDIGLATRANEQTYDITNLLLYSAVCGCGLDTVPIPGDIKIEKITAILNDMATLAFKLNKPLSARLFPIPNKKAGEMTSFNSPYLVDCQIFSVS from the coding sequence GTGGAAGGCAGAACTATGAAAATTAGAACTATCACTACTGGTATATCACTTGATTCACCAAAAGAAACAGCAAAAATCAAAATGGCTGCTAATTTTAATAAAAAAGCACAAATGATTTTTGCAGAGCAAGGTTATGAAGTGCAAACAAAGAGAATTTCTACAAATACCTGGGAAGAATATCTAGCTGGTTTATCTTTGGCTACAATTATTCATGAGGTGCAAGTTTTAGAAGAACTTTGTCAAAGTTTGGATGTTAGCTTTTTTAATATCGGCTATGCTAGCATTCCTGAAACTATAGAAATCATTCCTGAACTTAATAAAAATACATCTGTAATTTACTGCTCTAGTAAAATTCATACTAAGTTGAAAAATGCTAGTAGATCGGCACAAGCCATCAAACGCATTTCTGAGGAAAGCGAGAATGGCTTTGGTAATTTTCGCTTTTGTGCCTGGGCTAATTGCCCTCCAAACATTCCATTTTTTCCTACATCTTATCACGTTGGTGCAACATCTTTCACTATTGGTTTAGAGCTTGGTGAGTTCGTAATGCAGGTATTTTCCCAAGCGAAGGATTTAGAAGATGCTGAAATTAAGCTGCAAAATATTTTAACGTTAGAAGTTGGTAAAGTAGTAGCGATCGCTGAACAAATATCCACTCAATATGACATTAAATTTCATGGCGTAGATACTTCGCTAACTCCATCTCTAGACAAAGAAAATAGTATTGCTTTTGCCTATGAAAAATTGCTAAATGGTAAGTTTGGTAATCCTGGAACTCTAGCAATTTCTGGAATGTTAACGCGGGCTTTAAAAAATGTATCAAATAAAAGTTGTGGCTATTCTGGACTGATGTTGCCAGTATGTGAAGATATTGGTTTAGCCACAAGAGCTAATGAGCAGACTTATGATATTACTAACCTATTGTTATATTCAGCCGTGTGTGGTTGTGGATTAGATACTGTACCAATTCCCGGCGATATCAAAATCGAAAAGATTACCGCAATTTTAAACGATATGGCAACATTAGCCTTTAAACTCAATAAACCCCTATCAGCCAGATTATTTCCCATTCCTAATAAAAAGGCTGGGGAAATGACATCATTCAATTCGCCTTATTTAGTAGATTGTCAAATATTTTCAGTTAGTTAG
- a CDS encoding tetratricopeptide repeat protein, producing MNNEFYNQGLEKAQQKDYAGAIEEFSRALKATPYFAEAYLQRGLAYYDSGAVLPAVSDYTEVIKLNPESVEAYYCRALARLALKNLPGALEDVEQAIRLNINYAAAHSLRGTVRRKQGYIQDAIASFKKAAELYLQQKDKENCRLCLEKIQQLQPPEKPAIQQKSSPIASIKSVNEYFTQLLDKAEKGDTREAIADLNWILQADPQDAQAYCCRGVVRCKMGNYREAIADFNQALQLNFHDAAVYRNRGKARSFLGDHQGAIADFNQAIQIKPEDSLGYVARGNTYRAMGNYLGAIQDYSQALQLNPNDAQAYYNRGLAYTFLEEMQNAVEDYQKAASIFCEQQDWENYQQTQDSLKQIQTSVPEYKKQKSNLLRQKLLRLVGGHWEIAQRLINQKKDYYLGMAEEWYMQKVIEDLERDRDR from the coding sequence ATGAATAACGAGTTTTACAACCAGGGGCTAGAAAAAGCTCAACAAAAAGATTACGCTGGAGCCATTGAGGAATTTAGCCGTGCTTTAAAAGCCACTCCTTACTTTGCTGAAGCTTACCTACAAAGGGGTTTAGCATATTATGACTCAGGTGCAGTACTTCCGGCTGTGTCAGATTACACCGAAGTCATCAAGCTAAACCCGGAAAGCGTTGAAGCTTATTACTGTCGTGCATTGGCGCGACTGGCGTTGAAAAATTTACCAGGGGCGCTAGAGGATGTAGAACAAGCTATTAGGCTTAATATTAATTATGCTGCGGCTCATAGCTTGCGGGGAACTGTACGACGCAAACAGGGATATATTCAAGATGCGATCGCTAGTTTCAAAAAAGCCGCAGAATTATACTTACAACAGAAAGATAAAGAAAACTGTCGTCTGTGTCTGGAGAAAATTCAACAGTTACAGCCACCAGAAAAACCTGCTATACAGCAAAAAAGCTCACCTATTGCATCTATCAAATCTGTTAATGAATATTTCACCCAGCTACTAGACAAAGCCGAAAAGGGAGACACAAGAGAAGCCATAGCCGATTTAAACTGGATATTACAAGCTGATCCCCAAGATGCACAAGCTTATTGCTGTCGGGGCGTAGTACGTTGCAAAATGGGAAATTATCGAGAAGCGATCGCAGATTTTAACCAAGCACTACAATTAAATTTTCACGATGCAGCCGTTTATCGTAACCGAGGAAAAGCACGTTCCTTTTTAGGTGATCATCAAGGTGCGATCGCAGATTTTAATCAAGCCATCCAGATAAAGCCAGAGGACAGCTTAGGCTATGTTGCCAGAGGTAATACCTACCGCGCAATGGGTAATTATCTCGGTGCAATTCAAGATTATAGTCAAGCGCTGCAACTTAACCCCAATGATGCCCAAGCTTACTATAATCGCGGTCTTGCTTATACCTTTCTAGAAGAAATGCAAAACGCCGTAGAAGACTATCAAAAAGCGGCTAGTATCTTTTGTGAACAACAAGATTGGGAAAATTACCAACAAACTCAAGATAGCCTCAAACAAATTCAAACATCTGTTCCTGAATATAAAAAACAAAAGTCTAATTTATTACGTCAAAAACTTCTGCGCTTGGTTGGTGGACATTGGGAAATTGCCCAAAGATTAATTAACCAGAAAAAAGATTATTATCTGGGGATGGCTGAGGAGTGGTATATGCAGAAAGTCATCGAGGATTTAGAACGCGATCGGGATAGATGA
- the sfsA gene encoding DNA/RNA nuclease SfsA: MIDWLYRYPTLYPGVLLKRYKRFFADVQLASGEVVTAHCPNTGPMTGVSTLGSAVQLSKSANPNRKLAYTLELIQVHDNEPTWVGVNTALPNQIVKLALAKYLFPELGNYSHIKGEVVYGVDKKSRVDFFLTGSDTERPIYLEVKNTTWANGTLALFPDTETTRGQKHLRELMALLPQMRAVMLYFINRGDCTEFAPGDSTDPIYGKLLREAIAAGLEVLPCRFDVTPEGIRYLGLAKLAI, translated from the coding sequence ATGATTGATTGGCTATACCGTTACCCAACCCTATATCCTGGTGTTTTGCTGAAGCGCTACAAGCGCTTTTTTGCTGATGTGCAATTAGCTTCTGGTGAAGTTGTGACAGCACACTGTCCTAATACGGGGCCGATGACTGGAGTATCAACTCTTGGTAGTGCGGTACAACTTTCTAAAAGTGCTAATCCGAACCGCAAATTGGCTTATACTCTGGAACTGATTCAAGTTCACGATAATGAACCGACTTGGGTGGGGGTAAATACAGCTTTACCTAATCAGATAGTCAAGTTGGCTTTGGCAAAATACTTGTTTCCAGAATTGGGTAATTATAGCCACATTAAAGGTGAGGTAGTTTACGGAGTGGATAAGAAAAGTCGAGTAGATTTTTTCTTGACAGGGAGTGATACAGAACGCCCAATTTATTTAGAAGTGAAAAATACGACTTGGGCAAATGGTACTCTAGCATTGTTCCCCGACACCGAAACCACCAGGGGACAGAAGCATCTAAGAGAATTAATGGCACTATTGCCGCAAATGCGGGCTGTGATGTTGTATTTTATCAATCGAGGCGATTGTACAGAGTTTGCCCCTGGTGATAGTACAGATCCTATATATGGTAAGTTGTTACGAGAAGCGATCGCCGCAGGTTTAGAAGTCTTACCTTGCCGTTTTGATGTTACTCCAGAAGGTATCCGTTATTTAGGTTTAGCAAAGTTGGCAATTTAA
- the acsF gene encoding magnesium-protoporphyrin IX monomethyl ester (oxidative) cyclase produces the protein MVDSLKKPGFEEIRPGIKVPAKETLLTPRFYTTDFDEMARMDISVNEDELIAILEEFRADYNRHHFVRDAEFEQSWDHIDGDTRRLFVEFLERSCTAEFSGFLLYKELGRRLKDKSPVLAECFNLMSRDEARHAGFLNKAMSDFNLSLDLGFLTKSRNYTFFKPKFIFYATYLSEKIGYWRYITIYRHLEAHPEDRIYPIFRFFENWCQDENRHGDFFDAIMKSQPQMLNDWKAKLWSRFFLLSVFATMYLNDIQRKDFYATLGLDAREYDIYVIKKTNETAGRVFPVILDVDSPEFYERLDKCVENNEKLEAIANSKTPKFLQLFQKLPVLASTGWQLLRLYFMKPIDAVSAQGAAR, from the coding sequence ATGGTAGATTCCCTAAAAAAGCCAGGCTTTGAAGAAATACGGCCCGGAATTAAAGTCCCGGCCAAGGAAACTCTATTAACACCCCGGTTTTACACCACTGATTTTGATGAGATGGCACGGATGGACATCTCCGTCAACGAAGACGAGTTGATAGCCATTCTCGAAGAGTTCCGTGCTGACTACAACCGTCATCACTTTGTACGGGATGCCGAGTTTGAACAATCCTGGGATCACATTGACGGGGATACTCGCCGCTTGTTCGTGGAATTTTTAGAACGGTCTTGTACGGCGGAGTTCTCCGGCTTTTTGCTTTACAAGGAACTCGGTCGTCGTTTGAAAGATAAAAGCCCCGTTTTGGCTGAATGCTTTAACCTGATGTCCAGGGATGAAGCACGCCATGCTGGCTTCTTGAACAAAGCGATGTCAGATTTTAACCTGTCTCTTGATTTAGGATTTTTAACCAAGAGCCGGAACTATACATTCTTTAAGCCAAAATTCATTTTCTACGCTACCTATCTTTCAGAAAAGATTGGCTACTGGCGCTATATCACCATTTATCGCCACTTGGAAGCGCATCCTGAAGACAGAATTTATCCAATTTTCCGCTTCTTTGAAAACTGGTGTCAGGATGAAAACCGTCATGGTGATTTCTTTGATGCCATTATGAAATCCCAACCGCAAATGTTGAACGACTGGAAGGCGAAACTCTGGAGTCGCTTCTTCCTGTTGTCGGTATTTGCCACAATGTATCTCAACGATATTCAACGTAAGGATTTCTACGCTACCCTTGGTTTAGATGCACGGGAATACGACATCTACGTGATTAAAAAGACCAATGAAACCGCAGGTAGAGTCTTCCCCGTAATTCTGGATGTAGATAGTCCAGAGTTTTACGAACGTTTGGATAAATGTGTTGAGAATAACGAGAAGCTGGAAGCGATCGCTAACTCCAAAACACCCAAATTCCTGCAATTATTCCAAAAATTACCCGTATTGGCTTCTACTGGCTGGCAATTATTACGCCTGTACTTCATGAAGCCAATTGATGCTGTTTCCGCCCAAGGTGCAGCTCGTTAA
- a CDS encoding XisH family protein yields MSAKDKFHDIVKIGLEKDGWKITDDPLRIEWGLVELYIDLGAEKIIAAEKQGQKIAVEVKSFLGQSTISEFHTALGQFINYRFAISQKQPERILYLAVPLDTYETFFQLLFPQTIVQQYQLRLLIYDVINEVIVRWIN; encoded by the coding sequence ATGTCAGCAAAAGATAAATTTCACGATATTGTGAAAATAGGATTAGAAAAAGATGGCTGGAAGATTACAGATGACCCTTTACGTATAGAGTGGGGTTTGGTTGAATTATATATTGATTTAGGTGCGGAAAAAATTATTGCTGCTGAAAAACAAGGACAGAAAATAGCTGTAGAAGTTAAAAGTTTTTTAGGTCAATCAACCATTTCCGAATTTCATACTGCACTCGGTCAGTTTATTAACTATCGATTTGCAATTTCTCAAAAACAACCAGAGCGCATTTTATATTTAGCAGTTCCTCTAGACACTTATGAAACTTTTTTTCAGTTGCTATTTCCTCAGACGATAGTTCAACAATATCAATTACGATTACTAATTTATGATGTTATCAATGAGGTAATTGTCAGATGGATAAATTAG
- the hisC gene encoding histidinol-phosphate transaminase, translating into MTNYFRSNVEAMASYVPGEQPPRGTQVIKLNSNENPYPPSPAALAALKEIDGEWLRRYPEPFGGEFRQAASKVLGVPSDWIIVGNGSDEILSIIIRACAEPGRKVVYPMPTYVLYRTLTEMQAADILEIPYKEDNVLPVAELLAADGCVTFIASPNSPSGHVVPCDDLRKLASELSGVLVIDEAYVDFAETSALDLVHEYENVILIRTLSKGYSLAGLRLGFGIGNPKLLDGLFKVKDSYNIDAIACKVATAAINDQAYKNACVAKVKASRTELAKDLKQLGFRIWDSHGNFLLTQPPAGNAEYLYQQLKEQKILIRYFKQPGLEDKLRITVGTDEQNQILVQALKLLL; encoded by the coding sequence ATGACTAATTACTTTCGGTCTAATGTTGAGGCAATGGCTAGCTATGTACCCGGTGAACAGCCACCACGGGGTACACAGGTAATTAAACTCAACAGTAACGAGAACCCTTACCCGCCTTCGCCTGCGGCGTTAGCAGCACTTAAAGAAATTGATGGCGAATGGTTGCGGCGATATCCAGAACCATTTGGGGGAGAGTTTAGACAAGCCGCAAGTAAAGTTTTAGGTGTTCCTAGTGATTGGATTATTGTTGGTAATGGTAGTGATGAAATCTTAAGTATAATTATTCGCGCCTGCGCTGAACCAGGACGGAAGGTAGTTTATCCTATGCCTACCTATGTGCTGTATCGTACATTAACCGAGATGCAGGCGGCGGACATTTTAGAGATTCCCTATAAAGAAGATAATGTTTTGCCTGTGGCGGAATTGCTGGCGGCTGATGGTTGTGTAACATTTATTGCCTCACCCAATAGTCCTTCTGGCCATGTCGTTCCCTGTGATGACTTACGCAAATTAGCTAGTGAATTATCTGGGGTGTTAGTTATAGATGAGGCTTATGTAGACTTTGCTGAAACCAGTGCCTTAGATTTAGTTCATGAATATGAAAATGTGATTTTAATTCGCACCCTTTCTAAAGGATATTCTCTAGCGGGGTTGCGTTTGGGGTTTGGTATCGGTAATCCCAAGTTATTAGATGGATTGTTTAAAGTCAAAGATAGCTATAACATTGATGCGATCGCCTGCAAAGTTGCCACAGCCGCCATCAATGACCAAGCCTATAAAAATGCTTGTGTAGCAAAGGTTAAAGCCTCAAGAACTGAACTAGCAAAAGACCTAAAGCAATTAGGGTTTCGTATTTGGGATTCCCACGGCAATTTTTTACTCACCCAACCCCCCGCAGGAAACGCCGAATACCTCTACCAACAACTTAAAGAACAAAAAATTCTCATCCGCTACTTCAAGCAACCAGGACTAGAAGATAAACTACGCATCACCGTAGGTACAGATGAGCAAAATCAAATTTTGGTGCAGGCGTTAAAACTCTTACTTTAA
- a CDS encoding DUF2996 domain-containing protein, whose translation MADSTNQNQADAIPSTVEQKAPSVSEENAPSTSEPVATNIPTANTPDPATANPKTNPNAAQPAEKPAPAAAKAAKKEKAPSVEDKPFVEFMEQDYLPALQKAIASEGVKDLQLSFAKQKLPIAGLSSSEECWQVIGSWQSGQRQFNVYFPDEDIQGKKGFSCNEGRRPSTLESFLIDERKITLDMLVSRLVYRLNGQKWLGRN comes from the coding sequence ATGGCAGACTCAACAAATCAAAATCAAGCAGACGCGATCCCTAGCACCGTTGAACAGAAAGCGCCCTCTGTCTCTGAAGAAAACGCCCCCAGCACTAGTGAACCAGTAGCGACAAACATTCCTACTGCCAACACGCCAGATCCCGCAACAGCGAACCCCAAGACTAACCCCAACGCTGCTCAACCCGCAGAAAAACCTGCCCCAGCCGCAGCTAAAGCCGCGAAGAAAGAGAAAGCCCCATCAGTAGAAGACAAGCCATTTGTCGAGTTCATGGAGCAAGATTATTTGCCAGCTTTGCAAAAAGCGATCGCCTCTGAAGGTGTGAAAGATTTGCAGCTTTCTTTTGCCAAGCAGAAGCTACCCATCGCTGGTTTGTCATCCTCTGAAGAATGCTGGCAAGTAATTGGTAGTTGGCAAAGTGGCCAGCGCCAGTTTAATGTGTATTTCCCCGATGAAGATATTCAGGGCAAAAAAGGTTTTTCCTGCAATGAAGGCAGAAGACCTAGCACTCTAGAATCATTTTTAATCGACGAGCGGAAAATTACCCTTGATATGTTGGTATCTCGTCTGGTGTACCGCTTGAATGGTCAAAAGTGGTTAGGTAGAAATTAA
- a CDS encoding 2OG-Fe dioxygenase family protein → MQIVGGMTELEYAFLFTLRKVNSIQTVDFKPFFNNLPVDPYIKGSYRSRRLSRFIVSEDQLIKLPHGYLFQSKDYNPLLGDIKREFAEIDDALIELNSFKNLVLAFSDSCKLHPEAEIGVHQIRTTCSPESFGNPAPEGIHQDGTDFIGIFSVNRDNIQGGETHLYTAKKEKPVFSKILHPGELLLVNDHDFYHFTTPIKPQTEAQGIRDVFVLTSPSLLTD, encoded by the coding sequence ATGCAAATAGTCGGGGGAATGACGGAGTTAGAATATGCCTTTTTGTTCACACTCAGAAAGGTAAATTCAATTCAGACAGTAGATTTCAAGCCATTTTTTAACAATTTACCAGTTGATCCTTATATTAAAGGTAGCTATCGTTCGAGAAGATTATCTCGGTTTATAGTTTCAGAGGATCAGTTGATTAAACTACCTCATGGTTATCTATTCCAGAGTAAAGATTACAATCCATTATTAGGAGATATTAAAAGAGAGTTTGCAGAAATAGATGATGCACTTATAGAACTCAATAGCTTTAAAAATTTAGTATTAGCATTTAGCGATTCTTGTAAACTGCATCCAGAAGCAGAAATTGGGGTACACCAAATTAGAACTACCTGTTCTCCAGAAAGTTTTGGTAATCCTGCACCTGAAGGTATCCATCAAGACGGTACTGATTTCATCGGTATCTTCTCAGTAAATAGAGACAATATTCAAGGTGGGGAAACACATTTATATACTGCCAAAAAAGAGAAGCCTGTATTTAGCAAAATACTCCATCCTGGAGAATTATTATTAGTTAATGACCACGATTTTTATCACTTTACTACGCCTATAAAACCACAAACTGAAGCTCAAGGAATTAGGGATGTTTTTGTACTGACTTCTCCTAGTTTGTTGACTGATTAA
- a CDS encoding Uma2 family endonuclease — protein sequence MTITTYKWTIERYHQAIKAGIFDDQSVELLRGDIIVMPPESEHHAYYNTQAADYLRALLGKRVKIRGGKPITLPNNSEPVPDIAIVKPLGEVYLQHHPYPEDIFWVIEFSQATLSKDLGAKRDIYAEAGIIEYWVSNLKSFQLQVFRDLENGQYTTQLTFTKGTISPLTFPNVFIQVERLIGLPIR from the coding sequence ATGACTATAACAACCTATAAATGGACAATTGAACGATATCATCAAGCAATAAAAGCAGGTATATTTGATGACCAGTCTGTAGAACTATTGCGTGGTGATATTATTGTTATGCCTCCAGAAAGTGAACATCACGCTTACTACAATACACAAGCTGCTGATTATCTCCGTGCATTACTTGGCAAACGAGTAAAAATCCGCGGTGGTAAACCTATCACCTTACCTAACAACTCCGAACCAGTACCCGATATTGCTATTGTTAAGCCACTAGGCGAGGTTTATTTGCAGCATCACCCTTATCCTGAAGATATATTTTGGGTGATCGAATTTTCTCAAGCCACCCTCAGCAAAGATTTAGGCGCGAAAAGAGACATATACGCCGAAGCTGGCATTATTGAATATTGGGTTTCTAACCTTAAGTCTTTTCAGTTACAAGTATTTCGTGACTTGGAGAATGGACAATACACAACACAATTAACATTTACTAAAGGGACTATATCACCTTTGACTTTTCCTAATGTATTTATTCAAGTTGAACGTCTTATTGGTTTGCCAATAAGATAG
- a CDS encoding DUF2267 domain-containing protein has translation MQHDEFIAQVRHHANLKTSGDAELATRATLETLAERLAGNEANNAAAQLPRGIAQYLQHQYAGAGVRLSLDEFYQRISLREGVELPQAVNHAHAVIEVLTEAISSGEIEDIRTQLPPEFEPLFGAGSQGSQGKMHVKT, from the coding sequence ATGCAGCACGATGAGTTTATCGCACAGGTGAGACATCACGCCAATTTGAAAACAAGTGGTGATGCTGAACTTGCAACCCGTGCTACCTTAGAAACATTGGCGGAACGTTTAGCCGGAAACGAAGCTAACAATGCTGCGGCTCAATTGCCCAGGGGTATTGCCCAATATCTACAACACCAATATGCAGGTGCAGGGGTTCGTTTATCTTTAGATGAATTTTATCAGCGAATCAGTCTCCGGGAAGGCGTAGAATTGCCGCAGGCAGTTAATCATGCTCATGCTGTAATTGAGGTATTGACCGAGGCTATTAGCTCAGGAGAAATCGAAGATATTCGTACTCAACTGCCACCAGAATTTGAGCCATTGTTTGGAGCAGGAAGCCAAGGAAGCCAAGGAAAGATGCACGTTAAAACTTAG